One window of Nostoc sp. C052 genomic DNA carries:
- a CDS encoding plasmid replication protein, CyRepA1 family, protein MRIIESDSQAKHLQEWLSSGVDEEIIALNVRSLYGTTPYEYLLYSPKISRRNDGRLRDRDLKKYQHIELGGWWCSGVDPLNNYVSMMWGCFKPDHPRRDRQKIHKFIKYEHPYREETRAFFLLVPNRIWVKVSNRSGIPITEEDLQHPGGFWHWVWRHNVPVTIVEGVKKAGALLTAGYAAIAIPGVNAGYRTPQDEYGNAISKPSLIPDLKYFATQGRQVNICFDQDNKPETVQRVRTAISRMGRLLVNEGCSLRVIDLPLGASKGVDDFIVAKGQPVFDALYNTAVALELWEIKLFTLLTYPPAIALNQRFLGQLLVPEGEKLIILKAPKGTGKTEWLATEVAKAHDQERRVLIITHRIQLGEALCNRFGVNYITEVRTNETGTLLGYGVCVDSLHQESQARFNPNDWANDVIIIDECDQVFWHLLNSGTEVQKRRVSVLKNLKQLVQNVLGSSQGKIYLSSADVSDTDVKYVLSLAGEYRVNPFLIVNNYRHIAGNCYNYSGSNPKNLIAALDKAIAKGGHHLLCCSAQKAKSKWGTQALEERFRRKFPHLRILRIDSESVADPSHAAFGCIAHLNEILTQYDLVIASPSLETGVSIDIRGHFDGVWGIFQGVQPVNSVRQMLARVRETVDRHIWVREWEMSVVGNGSTSIGGLLRSQHVATQANIALLSTADNDDYSFVNQNFQPESLQTWGKRGSVINVEMRRYRESVLAGLVEDGYTIIDADDVDDDESGAVIESVKAASVELYAAECQAIADSPTISDAELKKLQDTRAKTKTERHQQRKAELSRRYEIEVTPDLVEKDDDGWYPQLRMHYYLTLGREFLTNRDAKRAKAQLEAGENSVWKPDFNKGQLLPAVLLLENLNLLQFLKPDVQLRGSDEKLVEFKALAVKHRHVIKNYLNVTISEKHTPIAIAQKLLAKIDLKLNYVVRLGKRENRECVYRFVAPDDQRNSIFGQWLNRDEAFSSELVSVTNNIELQTPDIDTTSQILEEIVSSPQAQAWKGLKLKLQQGLDSIGSCYSELVSKVGEAIGVADGEPYWNGYLEQWQIWVKFADECRSVVCDWLVVV, encoded by the coding sequence ATGCGTATAATCGAATCTGATTCTCAAGCCAAGCACCTACAAGAGTGGCTCAGTAGCGGGGTTGACGAAGAAATCATTGCTCTGAATGTGCGTTCGCTCTACGGCACAACACCTTACGAATATCTGCTCTACAGTCCCAAAATCTCCCGTCGCAACGATGGACGATTACGCGATCGCGATTTGAAAAAATACCAGCACATTGAACTCGGCGGCTGGTGGTGCAGTGGCGTTGACCCGCTCAACAACTACGTCAGTATGATGTGGGGCTGTTTCAAACCCGACCATCCCCGACGCGATCGCCAGAAAATTCACAAATTCATCAAGTACGAGCATCCTTACAGAGAAGAGACACGCGCTTTCTTCCTCTTAGTACCAAATCGCATTTGGGTGAAAGTTTCCAATCGTAGCGGCATCCCCATCACAGAGGAAGACTTACAGCATCCTGGTGGTTTCTGGCACTGGGTTTGGAGGCATAATGTACCAGTCACAATCGTGGAAGGTGTCAAGAAAGCGGGGGCATTATTAACTGCTGGTTATGCTGCGATCGCTATCCCCGGTGTCAACGCAGGATACCGCACCCCCCAAGATGAGTACGGTAACGCTATTAGTAAACCATCCCTGATTCCCGACTTGAAATATTTTGCAACACAGGGGCGACAGGTCAACATTTGCTTTGACCAAGACAACAAACCTGAAACAGTCCAACGGGTAAGAACTGCTATCAGTCGTATGGGACGGCTGCTGGTAAATGAGGGCTGTTCGCTGCGGGTGATAGATTTACCGCTAGGGGCTTCTAAAGGGGTTGATGATTTTATCGTCGCCAAGGGTCAGCCAGTATTTGATGCACTCTACAACACGGCTGTTGCACTGGAGTTGTGGGAAATCAAGCTGTTTACTCTGCTGACTTATCCACCTGCGATCGCACTCAACCAAAGATTCTTGGGTCAGCTTCTCGTCCCCGAAGGTGAAAAGCTGATTATCCTCAAAGCTCCCAAAGGCACTGGTAAAACCGAATGGCTGGCAACTGAGGTGGCGAAAGCACACGACCAAGAGAGACGAGTATTAATCATTACTCATCGCATTCAGCTAGGTGAGGCGCTGTGTAATAGGTTTGGTGTTAACTATATTACCGAAGTCCGCACTAATGAAACAGGCACATTGTTGGGATACGGGGTGTGTGTTGATTCACTGCATCAAGAAAGTCAGGCGCGATTCAACCCCAATGACTGGGCAAATGATGTCATTATTATTGATGAATGCGACCAAGTATTCTGGCATTTGCTCAACTCTGGTACTGAAGTGCAAAAACGTCGGGTGTCCGTTCTCAAAAATCTCAAACAACTGGTACAGAATGTTTTGGGCAGCAGTCAGGGAAAGATTTACCTGTCTAGTGCCGATGTTTCCGACACAGATGTGAAATACGTTCTTTCTCTTGCGGGAGAATATCGGGTTAATCCCTTTCTCATCGTCAACAATTATCGGCACATAGCAGGCAACTGTTACAACTACTCTGGCAGTAACCCGAAGAATTTGATTGCGGCACTGGACAAAGCGATAGCCAAAGGAGGGCATCATCTATTGTGTTGCTCTGCTCAGAAAGCCAAGTCCAAATGGGGAACCCAAGCTCTGGAAGAACGCTTTCGCCGCAAATTCCCTCACCTGCGAATCCTGAGAATTGATAGTGAATCCGTTGCTGATCCCTCTCATGCGGCTTTCGGTTGTATCGCTCATCTGAACGAAATTCTCACCCAGTATGATTTAGTTATCGCATCTCCAAGTTTAGAAACTGGGGTCAGCATTGATATTCGAGGGCATTTTGATGGTGTTTGGGGGATTTTTCAGGGAGTGCAGCCGGTTAACTCTGTGCGTCAGATGTTGGCAAGGGTTAGGGAAACTGTTGACCGTCACATTTGGGTGCGAGAGTGGGAGATGTCGGTTGTGGGCAATGGTTCCACATCCATCGGAGGATTGCTCAGAAGTCAGCACGTCGCAACACAGGCTAACATTGCGCTATTGTCGACTGCGGATAATGACGATTACAGCTTTGTTAACCAGAATTTTCAGCCCGAATCTTTGCAGACTTGGGGTAAGCGTGGTTCTGTCATCAACGTTGAGATGCGGCGCTATCGGGAATCAGTGCTTGCGGGTTTGGTCGAAGATGGCTACACCATTATTGATGCCGACGATGTTGATGACGATGAAAGTGGGGCAGTAATCGAGTCGGTTAAGGCGGCATCTGTTGAATTGTATGCTGCGGAATGTCAGGCGATCGCGGATTCTCCGACTATCTCTGATGCCGAACTTAAGAAGCTGCAAGACACAAGGGCGAAAACGAAAACCGAACGACATCAGCAGCGCAAGGCGGAATTGTCTCGTCGCTATGAAATTGAAGTTACGCCTGATTTGGTTGAGAAGGATGACGACGGCTGGTATCCCCAACTGCGGATGCACTATTATTTGACACTGGGGCGAGAGTTTTTGACGAACCGTGATGCTAAACGGGCTAAGGCGCAGTTAGAGGCGGGAGAGAATTCGGTTTGGAAACCGGATTTTAACAAGGGGCAGCTATTGCCGGCTGTACTGTTACTCGAAAATCTGAATCTGTTGCAGTTTCTTAAGCCAGACGTTCAGTTACGTGGAAGTGACGAGAAGTTGGTGGAGTTTAAAGCGCTGGCTGTAAAGCATCGGCACGTTATCAAGAATTACTTGAATGTAACGATTTCAGAAAAACACACACCGATAGCGATCGCACAAAAACTACTTGCCAAAATTGATTTGAAGTTGAACTACGTTGTTCGGTTGGGTAAGCGTGAAAATCGGGAGTGCGTCTATCGGTTTGTTGCCCCTGATGATCAGCGTAATTCAATTTTTGGGCAGTGGTTAAATCGAGATGAAGCGTTTTCTAGTGAGTTGGTGTCAGTCACGAACAATATAGAGTTACAAACACCAGATATTGACACAACCTCCCAAATATTAGAAGAGATAGTGTCCAGTCCCCAAGCACAAGCCTGGAAAGGACTGAAACTGAAATTGCAGCAAGGCTTGGACAGTATTGGCTCTTGCTACAGCGAGTTAGTCTCCAAGGTTGGCGAGGCTATTGGCGTTGCTGATGGTGAGCCTTACTGGAATGGCTATTTGGAGCAGTGGCAGATTTGGGTTAAGTTTGCAGACGAGTGTAGGTCTGTGGTGTGCGATTGGTTGGTGGTGGTTTAG
- a CDS encoding alpha-ketoglutarate-dependent dioxygenase AlkB, with translation MQQLTLFSESVAVLPITYYPDFLSQELANELYQHCLKLEWQQNQIRIAGKTMTVPRLECIYGDAGCDYLYSNSVFLKPLWWTEALSSLRDRITALTGYKFRIVIGNQYRSGEDSIGWHADNEPSMGSNPAIASVSLGSCRKFQIKPRNSKFTDFWLEHGSLLVMHPGCQSTHLHQVPKTNKVVSTRINLTFRPHTGGGK, from the coding sequence ATGCAACAACTCACACTTTTCTCTGAATCTGTAGCAGTTTTACCCATCACTTATTACCCCGATTTCTTAAGCCAGGAACTTGCCAATGAACTCTACCAACACTGCTTGAAACTGGAGTGGCAGCAGAATCAAATCAGGATCGCAGGTAAAACAATGACCGTCCCTCGCCTTGAATGTATTTATGGTGATGCCGGATGTGATTACCTCTACTCGAATAGCGTGTTTTTGAAACCACTATGGTGGACAGAGGCTCTGTCTAGCTTGCGCGATCGCATAACTGCGCTAACTGGCTATAAGTTCCGCATCGTCATCGGCAATCAATACCGCAGTGGAGAGGATTCGATTGGTTGGCACGCAGACAACGAACCATCGATGGGATCTAACCCTGCAATCGCATCGGTAAGCCTGGGTTCATGTCGCAAATTCCAAATCAAACCGAGAAATAGCAAATTCACTGATTTCTGGCTCGAACACGGGAGCTTGCTTGTGATGCACCCTGGCTGTCAGTCTACTCATCTGCACCAAGTCCCCAAAACCAACAAAGTTGTTAGCACGCGAATTAATTTGACCTTCCGACCACACACAGGAGGCGGGAAATAA
- a CDS encoding filamentous hemagglutinin N-terminal domain-containing protein gives MLITAFGVAVSQIFTGVHNKAIAEFIPQITPDNTLGSGRSTVTPQNQLVDRVDGGVIRGINLFHSFQEFNIGEGRSAYFANPTGIENIISRVTGGNPSQLLGTLGVLGKANLFLINPNGIIFGANAKLDVSGSFVASTASSLVFADGTKFSATNPQAPPLLTIKVPIGLEFENIPGAISLQSARLVVQPDKTLALVGGNVSLDNGTILAPGGRVELGGLAQKGTVTLNQNGSLSFPNDLVRADVSLTQGSQVNVRAGDRGSIAINTHNLNIAQGSTLRAGIASFQGTVDSKAGDIDINATEAVTLTGTGSFISNAVRDNAKGKGGNINLTARSLAVTGGFQIFAGTYGQGDVGNVNINVGDTVLFDGVGTNGINTGAYSSIAEGGTGRGGNLSIIATSLAVTNGAILEASTVGQGNAGSVNISVRDTALFDGEAADFNQVSTSVFSSGVYSRVDSLAVGNAGSINFTAGTVKVSNGAVLTTSTAGKGNAGNVIINASDIVFDGDGRFNDSPGFGFFQSSGAFSSVKNRGQGIGGNVIINADSLSLNKGAVIVTSTRGRGDAGDILINRADNVTIAGFAGDGYSSGLYSNTEPTAIGQGGEITVNTGTLRVLDGAVINALTANPGRGGSIAINAQTLETTNGGQILTSTRSSGNAGNITLNVLDTITLAGSDLSYSDRALKNIQIGVDTFTNQGAASGVLASTDVNSTGNGGNAFIFSKQVNLRDRGVITVSSQGSGVAGNIEISAGTIHLQNQGAITAETKLANGGNILLQVQDLLLMRQNSLISTTAGTGEAPGNGGNIKIDARNGFIVAVPQENSDIIANAFEGKGGVIEINAQRVFGLESHEQLTQQSDITAFSQTNPQLNGVIEINTLGIDPTQGLVNLPSEPRSVEISEGCQVRPSNAKRVRFVNGGRGGIPTRPEEPQNVEMFLTRWIDLDDDKEDGSNKTGRENFLLTRRLDTPNDARIHRSNGMTGSVMSPTSSICQGK, from the coding sequence ATGTTGATTACCGCGTTCGGCGTGGCCGTGTCACAGATATTCACTGGTGTCCATAACAAGGCAATAGCTGAATTTATCCCCCAAATTACCCCAGATAATACCCTTGGGAGTGGACGTTCTACAGTCACACCACAAAATCAGCTAGTTGACAGAGTTGATGGCGGAGTAATTCGCGGTATAAATCTCTTTCATAGCTTTCAGGAATTCAATATTGGCGAAGGAAGAAGTGCATATTTCGCCAACCCAACAGGGATTGAGAACATTATTAGCCGAGTTACAGGAGGAAATCCTTCACAGCTTTTGGGAACCTTGGGTGTATTGGGAAAAGCTAACCTATTTTTAATCAACCCCAACGGCATTATTTTTGGGGCAAATGCCAAACTCGATGTCAGTGGGTCATTTGTAGCCAGTACAGCCAGCAGTCTGGTTTTTGCTGATGGTACAAAATTTAGTGCAACTAATCCGCAAGCCCCACCCCTGTTGACGATCAAGGTTCCCATTGGCTTGGAATTCGAGAATATACCAGGGGCTATTAGTTTACAGTCAGCGCGTCTAGTTGTGCAGCCAGATAAAACCCTGGCGCTAGTGGGTGGTAACGTCAGTTTAGACAATGGCACAATCCTAGCGCCAGGGGGTCGAGTCGAGTTAGGGGGATTGGCGCAAAAAGGCACGGTAACACTAAATCAGAATGGTAGCTTGAGCTTTCCTAATGATTTAGTTCGCGCCGATGTTTCCCTAACTCAGGGTTCACAAGTCAATGTCCGGGCTGGCGATCGCGGTAGTATTGCGATCAACACTCATAATTTAAATATTGCTCAAGGAAGTACCTTGCGGGCAGGTATTGCATCTTTTCAAGGTACTGTTGACAGCAAGGCGGGAGATATTGACATTAATGCTACAGAGGCAGTCACCCTGACTGGTACTGGTAGCTTTATTTCTAATGCGGTGCGAGATAACGCCAAAGGTAAGGGTGGTAATATTAATTTAACAGCGCGATCGCTCGCCGTAACTGGGGGTTTTCAAATCTTTGCTGGTACTTATGGGCAAGGAGATGTTGGCAATGTCAATATTAATGTCGGCGATACGGTACTGTTTGATGGTGTCGGGACAAATGGGATTAATACTGGTGCTTACAGTTCCATCGCCGAGGGTGGTACAGGTCGGGGAGGTAATCTCAGTATCATAGCAACGTCTCTTGCTGTCACCAACGGGGCTATTCTGGAAGCTAGTACAGTTGGGCAGGGTAATGCTGGCAGTGTGAATATTTCTGTCCGTGATACAGCTTTATTTGACGGCGAAGCTGCCGATTTTAATCAAGTATCGACCTCTGTATTCAGTAGTGGTGTATACAGTCGCGTCGATTCCCTAGCAGTGGGAAATGCTGGTAGCATTAATTTCACAGCCGGAACAGTCAAAGTAAGCAACGGTGCGGTTCTGACAACCAGTACGGCAGGCAAGGGAAATGCAGGTAATGTAATTATTAATGCTAGTGATATTGTCTTCGATGGCGATGGGCGCTTTAACGATAGTCCGGGATTTGGATTTTTTCAATCCAGTGGTGCCTTCAGTAGTGTAAAAAACAGAGGTCAGGGAATTGGTGGTAATGTCATCATTAATGCTGATTCTTTATCCTTGAACAAGGGTGCTGTCATCGTTACCAGCACTCGCGGCCGTGGAGATGCAGGAGATATTTTGATTAATCGGGCTGATAATGTAACTATCGCTGGCTTTGCTGGCGATGGATATTCCAGTGGACTTTATAGCAATACCGAACCCACTGCAATTGGTCAGGGAGGAGAAATCACAGTTAATACAGGCACTTTACGGGTGCTAGATGGAGCCGTGATTAATGCTTTAACTGCAAATCCAGGGAGGGGAGGTAGTATTGCAATTAACGCTCAGACCTTAGAAACGACTAATGGCGGACAAATTCTTACCTCTACTCGCAGCAGTGGCAATGCAGGTAATATCACACTTAATGTTTTAGATACTATAACCCTGGCTGGTAGTGATTTGAGTTATAGTGATCGCGCTCTGAAAAATATTCAAATTGGTGTGGATACATTTACCAATCAAGGGGCTGCTAGTGGGGTACTAGCTAGTACCGATGTTAATTCAACAGGGAATGGTGGTAATGCATTTATTTTCTCCAAGCAAGTAAATCTGAGGGATCGGGGTGTAATTACCGTCAGCAGTCAAGGATCTGGAGTAGCTGGAAATATAGAAATATCAGCCGGAACTATCCACTTGCAAAATCAAGGTGCGATTACAGCAGAAACAAAATTAGCTAACGGTGGGAATATTCTCCTACAAGTACAAGATTTACTGTTGATGCGCCAAAACAGCTTGATATCTACCACTGCTGGGACTGGAGAAGCTCCTGGAAATGGTGGGAATATCAAAATTGATGCCAGAAATGGTTTTATTGTTGCTGTTCCCCAGGAAAACAGCGATATTATTGCAAATGCTTTTGAAGGTAAAGGCGGTGTCATTGAAATTAACGCTCAAAGAGTCTTTGGATTAGAATCCCATGAACAGCTAACTCAACAGAGTGATATTACAGCTTTTTCGCAAACTAATCCGCAACTTAATGGTGTGATTGAAATCAACACACTTGGTATTGACCCGACTCAGGGATTAGTTAATTTGCCAAGTGAACCGCGTAGCGTCGAAATTAGTGAAGGTTGTCAAGTAAGACCAAGTAATGCAAAACGGGTGCGGTTTGTCAATGGCGGACGTGGAGGAATACCAACGCGCCCAGAAGAACCGCAGAATGTGGAAATGTTTTTGACGAGATGGATTGATTTGGATGACGATAAGGAAGATGGCTCCAACAAGACTGGGCGTGAGAATTTTCTACTGACTCGACGTTTAGATACACCCAATGATGCTAGGATACATCGCTCGAATGGTATGACAGGTTCAGTAATGAGTCCGACAAGTTCCATTTGCCAAGGGAAATAG
- a CDS encoding CHAT domain-containing protein: MTKQHTKLLRRVRFKSKLMKIRYHLLALSLILVLFLVKIPYVLAQTPTLQSNQISTEVQQLVHQGKEAYNSSSYSLAVKLLQQALQLAKTRNGDRTQAVIHSNLSLAYQQLGDWDAAQQHISASLQLLQPSQSQADSPTLLKIYAQSLDIQSRLWYLHGKPEAALKSLQQAASIYIRLGDEAGSISSIINQAQSQQALGLYEQAYNNLEQIQQRLMALPDSAIKVQGYLSLGNVLLAIGEFKQSQTALQNSLVLAENLPSSSTKTEVKSAALVSLANMFWAKGNLERDRYTTRNYNDIPWQCQQLSRSDSVALASPRVGLSLPNTALKLYQNVALQYQQVLAIPSSPSIRVQTQINYLRLLVETGQLSAAQALWHEIKLSDLPNGRQAVYAKINAAQNLACISQKSATDSSISHEIDNLLESAIQDAKQLRDSRALSYALGNRGGFYEYLAVAALHKSPQKSISKADLDYSSQIQSDLTHNPLPYKGRRLISKPLSCKERGFTYLATSQKLTQQALLLTQPITAPDIAYQWEWQMGRILAAQAKNDQAIAFYQIAVESLKSVRSDLLTINSDMQFSYRDRVEPVYRGLVDLLLKNNIKSAASQEHLQQAIANIDALQLAELQNFLRCNLVQILPINREINPVDRNAVFIYPIILENRLEVIFKLPGQHLEHHVNSIPRTELQDTVSQLRSAIYTRNPSKIRAKSQNIYRWLIKPIEPYLQEHNNIKTLVFVLDGELRNIPMGVLYDEEKEQYLIQKDYALALLPNSQLFDLNNSQLKKPNILAGGVGEQQENIENHNFSSLNIDELQQIAKILPSKLLINSQFTPTNLHKQLQSKAFSILHFVTHGNFSSDPEDTYLLAYQQLIKARELNNLLRDDTVNSREIKLLVLSACKTAEGDNRAILGLAGLAVRAGANSTLSTLWQINDSSTSQLMVQFYTELKKGGVTKAEALHRAQKALLLQPEYQNPYYWAPYILVGNWQ; the protein is encoded by the coding sequence ATGACAAAACAACATACTAAGCTGCTTCGTAGGGTAAGATTTAAGTCCAAGCTGATGAAAATACGGTATCACCTGCTGGCTCTGAGTTTGATATTGGTGTTATTTCTGGTTAAGATACCCTATGTACTTGCCCAGACACCTACTCTACAGAGCAATCAAATCTCCACTGAAGTACAACAGTTAGTACACCAGGGTAAAGAAGCATATAATTCCAGCAGCTATTCTTTGGCTGTTAAGCTGTTACAACAAGCATTGCAACTCGCCAAAACTCGTAATGGCGATCGCACTCAAGCTGTGATCCACAGCAATTTGTCCCTAGCATATCAGCAACTAGGTGATTGGGATGCAGCACAACAGCATATATCAGCCAGTTTGCAACTTTTACAACCCTCCCAATCCCAGGCAGATTCTCCAACGCTGCTTAAAATCTACGCGCAATCCTTGGATATCCAAAGTCGCCTTTGGTATTTGCATGGAAAACCAGAAGCTGCATTAAAAAGTTTGCAACAAGCAGCGTCCATCTATATACGTTTGGGAGATGAAGCGGGAAGCATTAGCAGTATCATCAACCAAGCACAATCGCAACAAGCATTAGGTTTATATGAGCAAGCATATAATAACCTCGAACAGATTCAGCAAAGGTTGATGGCATTACCTGATTCTGCGATTAAGGTTCAAGGATATTTGAGTTTGGGTAACGTTCTGCTGGCTATTGGTGAGTTCAAACAATCGCAAACAGCGTTACAGAATAGTTTAGTACTGGCGGAAAACTTGCCATCGTCGTCAACTAAAACTGAAGTAAAAAGCGCCGCCTTGGTTAGTTTAGCAAATATGTTTTGGGCAAAGGGAAACTTGGAGCGCGATCGCTACACGACTCGCAACTATAATGATATCCCTTGGCAGTGCCAACAGCTTTCACGAAGTGACTCCGTTGCGTTAGCTTCCCCCAGGGTAGGACTATCGCTTCCCAATACTGCATTGAAGTTATATCAGAATGTTGCCTTGCAATACCAACAAGTACTAGCTATACCATCATCTCCATCAATACGAGTCCAAACACAGATTAATTACTTGCGTTTGTTGGTGGAAACTGGGCAATTATCCGCAGCACAGGCATTATGGCACGAAATTAAACTTTCTGACTTGCCAAACGGTCGTCAGGCGGTGTATGCAAAGATTAACGCCGCCCAAAATCTCGCCTGCATCTCTCAAAAAAGTGCTACAGATAGTTCTATCTCCCACGAAATTGATAATTTATTAGAGTCGGCGATTCAAGACGCAAAACAACTCCGAGACTCCCGTGCTTTATCTTACGCCCTTGGTAATCGTGGTGGATTTTATGAATATCTGGCTGTAGCAGCACTTCACAAATCACCACAAAAGTCAATATCAAAGGCGGATCTAGATTATAGCAGTCAAATACAATCTGACCTAACCCACAACCCCCTTCCCTACAAGGGCAGGAGGCTAATTTCAAAGCCTCTCTCCTGCAAGGAGAGAGGTTTTACATATCTTGCAACCAGCCAAAAGCTGACGCAACAAGCATTACTCCTCACTCAACCCATAACTGCACCAGACATTGCTTATCAGTGGGAATGGCAGATGGGGAGAATTTTAGCAGCACAAGCAAAAAATGATCAAGCGATCGCCTTTTATCAAATAGCTGTAGAAAGCCTCAAATCTGTTCGTAGTGATTTGCTTACCATCAATTCAGATATGCAATTTTCCTATCGAGATCGTGTAGAACCTGTCTATCGCGGATTAGTCGATTTACTATTAAAAAATAATATTAAATCAGCAGCATCTCAAGAACATCTCCAGCAAGCGATCGCCAATATTGACGCACTACAACTTGCAGAACTCCAGAATTTTTTACGCTGTAATCTGGTGCAAATACTACCCATCAATCGGGAAATTAATCCTGTTGATCGTAACGCCGTCTTTATCTATCCCATCATTCTAGAAAATCGACTAGAAGTTATCTTTAAATTACCAGGACAACACCTAGAACACCACGTAAATTCCATCCCACGGACTGAACTTCAAGATACTGTAAGCCAACTACGCAGCGCCATATACACCCGTAACCCTAGTAAAATTCGAGCCAAATCACAAAATATTTATCGCTGGCTAATCAAACCCATCGAACCATATTTGCAAGAACATAACAATATCAAAACCTTAGTTTTTGTCCTCGATGGTGAACTTCGTAACATTCCAATGGGAGTATTGTATGACGAAGAAAAAGAACAATATCTCATCCAAAAAGATTATGCCCTCGCCTTGCTACCAAATTCACAATTATTTGATTTAAATAACTCACAACTTAAAAAGCCAAATATATTAGCAGGTGGGGTAGGAGAACAGCAAGAAAATATAGAGAACCATAACTTTTCGTCACTCAACATTGATGAATTGCAGCAAATTGCGAAGATCCTGCCCAGCAAACTGTTAATTAATTCCCAGTTCACCCCTACAAACCTCCACAAACAGTTACAATCAAAAGCATTTTCCATTCTTCATTTTGTCACACATGGCAATTTTAGTTCCGATCCTGAAGATACATATTTACTTGCCTACCAACAACTGATCAAAGCTAGGGAACTAAATAACTTACTGCGGGATGACACAGTTAATTCCAGAGAGATCAAATTGTTGGTACTGAGTGCTTGCAAAACTGCTGAAGGTGACAATCGGGCAATCTTGGGGTTAGCTGGACTTGCTGTGCGGGCGGGGGCAAATAGTACTCTTTCAACGTTATGGCAAATTAATGATAGTTCGACATCTCAATTGATGGTACAGTTTTATACTGAACTTAAAAAAGGCGGGGTTACGAAAGCCGAAGCACTGCATCGAGCGCAGAAAGCACTTTTATTACAGCCTGAGTATCAAAATCCTTATTACTGGGCACCGTATATATTAGTTGGAAATTGGCAGTGA
- a CDS encoding aminoglycoside phosphotransferase family protein: protein MTLLLSSQNVGEYLVKLGICNQSDQHTLKIDPLPAKNFNLLVSFPDGRKLLVKQERHNQEGKTAGEFLQEWKIQEFLQQFPEQKHLSLFLPSVLNFDREHSILVFSYLDNYRDLADFYGKENIFPTEIASAIGTNLASIHRATFNNQDYQKFFSENIEDKQANMLPSFIHSLERITPEIFGFVPTDGLKFFALYQRYDSLGQAIAELSNAFIPCSVTHNDLKLNNILLYKDWEKDWEHSQDHIVRLIDWERSAWGDPAFDLGMLIASYLQMWLGSLVISQALTIEESLRLANSPLDAIQPAIAALSIAYLENFPEILQHRPDFWLRVVQFSGLALIQQIQAMIQYQKSFGNEGICMLQVAKSLLCRPEQSMTTVFGTAATVLNQANFSVA from the coding sequence ATGACACTATTATTAAGTTCACAAAATGTCGGTGAGTATTTAGTTAAGCTGGGTATCTGCAACCAATCAGACCAACACACGCTTAAAATAGACCCATTACCAGCCAAGAATTTCAACTTGTTAGTGAGTTTTCCTGATGGACGCAAACTTCTAGTCAAGCAGGAACGACACAATCAAGAAGGGAAAACAGCAGGTGAATTTCTCCAAGAATGGAAAATTCAAGAATTTTTACAACAATTCCCAGAACAGAAGCATCTTAGTTTATTTTTACCGTCAGTACTCAATTTTGACCGAGAACACTCCATTCTCGTTTTCAGTTATCTGGATAATTACCGAGATTTAGCTGATTTCTACGGTAAAGAAAATATCTTCCCCACAGAAATTGCATCCGCCATTGGAACTAACCTCGCCAGTATCCATCGTGCTACTTTCAACAATCAAGACTATCAAAAGTTTTTCAGTGAGAACATTGAAGACAAACAAGCTAATATGCTTCCTAGTTTCATTCACAGCCTGGAACGTATCACCCCGGAAATATTTGGTTTTGTTCCCACAGATGGGTTAAAGTTCTTTGCTTTATACCAACGATACGACAGTTTAGGGCAAGCGATCGCGGAACTAAGTAATGCTTTCATACCCTGTTCTGTAACGCACAATGACCTGAAATTGAATAATATCCTTTTATACAAAGATTGGGAGAAAGATTGGGAGCATTCCCAAGACCACATCGTGCGGCTAATTGATTGGGAGCGTTCCGCTTGGGGTGATCCAGCTTTCGACTTAGGAATGTTGATCGCCAGCTATCTGCAAATGTGGCTGGGTAGCTTGGTTATTAGTCAAGCACTCACTATCGAAGAATCTTTGCGCCTAGCCAATAGTCCCCTTGATGCGATTCAACCAGCAATTGCCGCCTTGAGCATAGCCTATCTCGAAAACTTTCCAGAAATACTCCAGCACCGCCCAGACTTTTGGCTGCGAGTTGTGCAATTTAGTGGACTAGCTTTGATTCAACAGATACAGGCAATGATTCAGTATCAAAAAAGCTTTGGGAATGAAGGTATTTGTATGCTCCAAGTGGCAAAAAGCTTATTATGCCGTCCAGAACAATCAATGACAACGGTTTTTGGAACAGCCGCTACTGTTCTAAATCAAGCAAATTTTTCAGTTGCTTAA